The Pelecanus crispus isolate bPelCri1 chromosome 7, bPelCri1.pri, whole genome shotgun sequence genome includes a window with the following:
- the LOC104025529 gene encoding C2 calcium-dependent domain-containing protein 4C, with protein MWFLEKIRASHENGSLPSSSFLGLPPGQNLPERAWLGAAAFPNVLTPDRIPEFCIPPRLTSSGPGKGTGSHQDHSSEDADLDSADYSPSSSLPHLIQVESAEEIPVLEEESTNSDPQSQAALSLPHFPRAPTSYGFCTLLESPHTRRKESIFHGDPRGALPSLMLSRSRANTFSGKGSMSNPIAISFASVRLPPKHLSLHRQGACDSDTASSSDSSPFSSPLLSRSPPRSCSLIKTQSQEGLLCRALKPKNKSSMARNNSLSTEESSSTDNSPSAIRRASEGLLATRSFSMSCSPIFPLDLTHSRERLVGESTVVMDKGGMLRLSAEYCSENERLRIRLISAEGLYDDSVDPKNINCCIAFSLVPGKTQKQRSTVIKRSRNPIFNEDFFFDGIAEEELYSLSVRMKAMNKGCSMKWGYTLGERELSLISMLSV; from the coding sequence ATGTGGTTCTTGGAAAAGATCAGAGCATCACATGAAAATGGAAGCCTCCCTAGCTCCTCCTTCCTGGGACTGCCACCTGGCCAAAATCTGCCTGAAAGAGcctggctgggggctgctgcttttcctaatGTGCTCACCCCTGACAGAATCCCTGAATTCTGCATTCCTCCCAGGCTGACCAGCTCTGGCCCTGGTAAGGGCACTGGCTCCCACCAGGACCACAGTTCAGAGGATGCAGATCTTGATTCTGCTGACTACAGCCCCAGCTCTTCTTTGCCACATCTCATTCAGGTGGAAAGTGCTGAAGAGATCCCTGTCCTGGAGGAAGAAAGCACCAACTCGGACCCACAGTCCCAAGCAGCGCTCTCCCTGCCTCACTTTCCCAGAGCCCCCACTTCCTATGGCTTCTGCACTTTGCTGGAGAGTCCCCACACCAGGAGAAAGGAGTCCATCTTCCATGGTGACCCACGCGGTGCTCTGCCCAGCCTGATGCTGTCTCGATCCAGAGCTAACACGTTCAGTGGCAAAGGGAGTATGTCCAATCCCATTGCTATCAGCTTTGCTTCTGTGAGGCTGCCTCCCAAGCATCTCTCTCTGCACAGGCAAGGTGCCTGTGACAGCGATACTGCCTCCTCCAGTGATTCCTCTCCTTTCAGTTCTCCGCTTCTCAGCAGGTCACCTCCCAGATCTTGCTCCCTGATCAAAACACAAAGTCAGGAGGGACTGCTCTGCCGAGCGCTGAAACCCAAGAACAAATCCAGCATGGCCAGAAACAATTCTCTCTCTACAGAGGAGAGCAGCTCGACTGATAACAGCCCCAGTGCCATCAGGCGGGCCTCAGAGGGGCTACTTGCCACGCGGAGCTTTAGCATGTCTTGTTCTCCCATCTTTCCCCTGGACCTGACCCACAGCCGGGAGAGACTAGTGGGAGAGAGCACTGTGGTAATGGACAAGGGCGGCATGTTGAGGCTATCGGCTGAATACTgctcagaaaatgaaaggctGCGAATCCGCCTGATCAGTGCGGAGGGTTTATATGATGACTCTGTAGACCCCAAAAACATAAACTGCTGCATCGCCTTCTCCCTGGTGCCAgggaaaacacagaagcagaggAGCACTGTTataaagagaagcagaaatccCATCTTCAATGAGGACTTCTTTTTTGATGGCATTGCAGAAGAGGAGCTTTACAGCCTCTCTGTAAGGATGAAAGCAATGAATAAAGGGTGCAGTATGAAATGGGGTTACACCTTAGGAGAACGGGAATTGTCTTTAATCAGTATGCTATCTGTGTAG